A single region of the Eulemur rufifrons isolate Redbay chromosome 8, OSU_ERuf_1, whole genome shotgun sequence genome encodes:
- the RBP7 gene encoding retinoid-binding protein 7, with amino-acid sequence MPADLSGTWNLLCSDNFEGYMLALGIDFATRKIAKMLKPQKVIEQNGDSFTIHTCSSLRNYLVKFKVGEEFDEDNKGLDNRKCKSLVIWDNDRLTCVQKGEKQNRGWTHWIEGNKLHLEMFCEGQVCKQTFQRA; translated from the exons ATGCCCGCCGACCTCAGCGGCACCTGGAACCTGCTCTGCAGCGACAACTTCGAGGGCTACATGCTGGCCCTAG gtattGACTTTGCTACTCGTAAGATAGCCAAGATGCTGAAGCCACAGAAAGTAATTGAGCAGAATGGCGATTCTTTTACCATCCACACGTGCAGCAGCCTAAGGAACTACCTTGTTAAATTTAAAGTTGGAGAAGAATTTGATGAAGATAACAAAGGCCTGGATAACAGAAAATGCAag AGCTTGGTCATCTGGGATAATGACAGACTCACCTGTGTCCAGAAGGGGGAAAAGCAGAACAGAGGCTGGACTCACTGGATCGAAGGGAACAAGCTCCATCTG GAGATGTTCTGCGAAGGTCAAGTGTGCAAGCAGACGTTCCAGAGAGCCTAA